taacaagttagtattgagaacgattaattatgtttcagacggtcttataatgaataaaaatggaaaaaaagagGAGTAATGGTGGCGGCGGCAATGCCCTGCAGCGATCCGCAGCCACGGCtgcgggtcggcccgttgcttgtttcgcggttttccatgcattgttcgttTTATTCTCGCCTTCTATTAGCTAGTTTAGTCGATAAAGTCATGAGTATTGTTCCGTTCTAATTATGATTTCTGTTCATAATTAGTTAGTTCAGTTGATTAAAATATTCCGAGTAGTGTTTAGGGGTTTAACTTTGTTGTATTGGATTATGGTGTTAATCACAAAATGAAGAATGAAACAAAAGTTAAAAATGGTGGAATCTTTTGTAAATGAGAGTGTCAACTAATATGTTAAAGGATAATAAGTGGAATATGCACCTAATTTAGCTTTTGTCACAGTGATAAataatgttaggatagtttataaattcaaaatgaattttatagtgataagtgtaatgttttgatgattgtgccgaaaactgagccttagtccttttgactgatgcgatgtcagttaaatgtgtgattggtcagccgcaatttaacccgcactgtcgcatggtcaaggggttgcgggtaaaaattcggttgaatgaattagataatcggcctttttcttgttttaggccatttattatatttttatttcacatgtgtaattagttgatttaagtagcatcttatattgtagaaatggccctagattctctgaagcctttaacatggttaatattgttagaattagaaattagtattgaatacttattgaggattctgttggattgtatgctgaatagacgtttatatagcctttcacatgatagaatgttagaatttatgttggtaagtaggactctttgccctcttatggttaagtgggtgtcttacttgacttgtgtggtgagtcttgtgtggtgtgggctaaagtattcaagtcgggactagtcgggactaggtcctaggtgagtatttcggccttcatcatagataggtctttatagtctttgacgagtatatgttcactgcttgatagcctttgtgttcctgactagtggatttatatccaagttggggcatgacctcagttacttattttgatagtaagtggtcagcttaagtactagccaaccctttggtggactccttagggtactcactttgttttagaaaaattgtgggtcttgggtgcggtggtgtgtatccgcatgtctagatctcaagcagattttaggctagggttgtgttgtctcttggccatgtattattaatattaaccgctgagccaagataccggttcgattaccttccctacctcgtggtatagactcgagttacaaagtgactattgacggtgctaagaacttatgcctgtctttgatatattgccctttcttgtatggtgattttatgaattgtaataggtgagatgtaagccggttctgattgataaagtttggattactatttgttatatgattcacatgatagtttagtttggtcagtttaggggtcataggttaaaTTACATGTTAATTACATTggttatcatattgtttacatgttttactacatgttacattaattatgacgattcgtggctgggaggactcgaagttactccccactgaattgtggctttcgtgtttgtataaaatgcgattgacaggttgttgatgctttgttggggtcacagacgagctagtgagcataaggaaccttggacctagttttggctattcttatagtaaaccttttaacctttggttttgtatataatttgaagggacatatgtctcccttttctatttttggtttgtatcattctattttcttatttagctatggcatgtaaagtagttcattagcattgcaggttttggcacccgcctcttgggaatgttggaaatgttgtgattggtttagaaaattttttgaaattacaggtttttggcaagttgaaccaattacaaacatatcctaccagtttttctgtagaatttacgcctttttatcgttaattttaagggtgtcacagatGGTAGCAGGATTCACAAGTTCTCTTGATGTGATACTCAGGTCCTCATAAGGCTTGTCCTTATGATAAGGaaaaattttctcttgaaaagtAACATCTCTACTAACAAACACTTTGTGCAACTTTAAATCATATAATCTATAACCTTTTTGGTTATGAGGGTAACCTATGAAAATGCACTCTCTTGCCTTGCTTCCAAATTTATCAGTGAAAGTGGGAGGCATAGTGGCATAACACAAACAACCAAAAACTTTTAAATGGTCATAGACAGGAACAGTTTTAAACAGCAACTCATAAGGTGTCTTATTCTGATTTAGAGGTGTGGGCATCATATTAATAAGATATGTAGCAGTTAATAAACAGTCACCCCAAAATTTGATAGGAAGATTTGCATGAAATTTGATTGCCCTAGGAGTCTCTAGCAAATGTCTATGCTTTCTTTCAACCCTACCATTTTGCTGAGGAGTTCCTACTACACTTGTTTGATGCACAATGCCTTTTTCCTTGAATAAAGACCCACAGTTTATTTGTAAAAATTCTGTTCCATTATCAGACCTAATTGTTTTAATGTGTCCattcaaatgattaagaataTATGCAAAGAAATCTCTAATCAATCCATATACCTGATATTTATGTTGAAATAAAATGGTCCAAGTGTTTCGTGAGTAATCATCCAGAATAGTTAAGAAATATTTTGCACCAGTCATAGAAGGAATCCTATAAGGACCACATACATCCATATGAATCAATTTAAAACAAGTAGTAGCTCTAAAAGTACTTAAAGGAAAAGGTAGCCTATGATGCTTGGCCAAAACACAAGATTTACAatgaaaaggagatttctttatTATAGTACTAAAACCAGATACAAGTTTTAACTTTTCTATAGACATATGTCCTAACCTGGCATGATAGAGATCTACATTGTTTAAACCAGAAGTTGAACTCATAGCAGTATGTAAAAGCTTAGCATCCTTTGCTGTAGACAAAAACTTATTCATTACAAGTTTATTAAGAGTATTAACTATGTGTTCTGTAGTATGATCCTGAGTAGCACAGCTGTGAAATCTATAGAGATCACCAATCCTCCTCCCCCTAGCTATAACAACCTTATTTATAAGGTCCTGAAAGATACAATCATGGGAAGAAAAAACAACACTCATGTTATGGTGATCAAGTAACTTACTAACAGATAACAAGCTTTGTTTGAAATCAGGAATATAAAACACATTTAACAAAGTTATTTTATCAGTCAACATCACATTGCCCATTTTATAAACACATTTAACACTACCATCAGGTAAGCCAACTCTAACAGGTCTTTTGAAAATATGAACATTAGTCAAAAGATTAATATCATGAGTCATATGATCAGAAGCCCCAGTATCCACTATCCAATCAGATAAAAAACCAGACTTATTTGCAGTAAAAACATGAGAATGAATAGGAAACATACCTGCAAAATTGGCAGCAGACAAACCAGCAGGTTGTTGATCAGAAATCCTTTGCAGGACCTGATCAACAACAGAATTAACCAAACTATCCAAGACTTCAGCAGTAAGCCCATGAGAAATACCAGAATTGTTATTAAAGACTGCACTACCAGTATGCTCAACTTCTTTTAGGCAGGAATCATCTAAAGGAGAATTAGAAATAACATCAGCAGTGTTGGCCCCTCGCTTAGGTTGATTAGGCTTGCCATAAGTGACCTTCTCTTTACCCTTAGTTTTATCACCAGGAAATCCTTTAATGACAAAACAGTTTGCAGGATTATGACCCGTCTTGTTGCAGTGTGGACATTTGGTCAACCCAAAACACGTTTCCCTCGTATGCCCAACTTTATTGCAATGATCACATCTCTTAACAGCAGAAGGCCCAGCTTCTTATGGCTTGAAAGTTGAAACACCAGATTTCCTGTTATCAGGCTGTCTGTAACTTGCATACGCATTAGCATCAGTCAGTACAGAAACAGTATCTGTAATCTGCTTCTGACGCTCTATTTTCTGTAATAAAGCCAACACCTTATTCATTGATGGCAGAGGATCAAGTGACAGAATTTCTGTCCTGATCCCATCATAGCTGTTGTTCAAATTCATCAGAATTTGAATGATCTTGGCAGTATTCTCtctgtcaatcattttcttgataaGAGTACAAGAACAAAGTGAAATTTTGCCACAAGTGCAAGTTGGTAATGGATCAAGAGAGTCAAGGGTCTCCCACAAGTTTTTCATTTTGCTGTAATATTCAACAAGTGAGAGATTCTCTTGAGAAACAGATCCTAAATCCTTAGTCAGCTGATAAACTTCTAAAGCATTGGACTGCCCAAATCTTTCAGTCAATTCATCCCATAACTCTTTGGAAGATGTCATAAATTTAAAATTCTCTTTGAGGTTCTTATCCAAGGAATTAGAAATCCAACGAAGGACCATAAAATTGCATCTCTTCCACTGTCTATGACGCTTATCAGTGGAAGGAGGACAAGAACAAGACCCATCAATCATACCATCTTTGTTTTTCGCAGCTAAGGCCATGATAACTTCCCTCTTCCAACCCAGAAAATCATGACCCTCAAAAAGAAAAGATGATAAGGTAGCTGAAGGTTGGTCAGAAGTGGAAAGATAAAGTGGGTCATCATAATAATCAAAAGGTGTAGGATTCTCGGTTGAATCGTTTTCAGGCATGATTGAATGATAGTTTTAAGAGAAATCAAGAAATTAAGAAGAATGAAGGAAATTTGCGGAAGCGATTGTAGAAATACCTCTATTCCTTGATATGATAAAGCAAGAAACAGAAGAAATAAAACCCAGAATTATGAACCAATTATACTGATACCATGAAGAAACCCAAGCTTAGTGATgaagatgcatcaactaaaaagaTCAGGATAGAAGAATATGATGAAGAATATGACGAAGGAAATGAATGTATTGATATTTTGAGAGAGATGTAATATGAATTGTAACTGTAAATTTTATTCAATGATAAAATTGTATATCTGATTGCAGGAGTCGTTCAATATTTATAACAACTTCCTAACTGTCTAACAACCAGCTAACTGTAGTTAGCTCTGTTTAACTATGATTAAGAAGTTGGTTAATACAACTAACTTTTAACTAACTTAATCAATCCTTATGTCCAATATCCACGACGATCAGGAAAGTGTACCGTAAATATAGTAGCTCCCAATGTTCACTGATTCTCGTTTTAGACCGTGTTCATCTGAAGGTTTCAGACAAccttatataattatttttatagTAAAATATGACCATTTAAATGTAAATGGATTACTGATTATATACAACccgtgtgggatttatctgtatgcatccctttaaatataaggactataacgaattaatcatgatgaaagcatgtcataaaataaattgcataaacaaaaagggtaaagagatgacgaaataaccttcggtcctagctaattcggcctatgaacaatatcgcaatgatattctcctatcagttgcacccaagatgctccgagaaaggccctttgattttgctagaatcgattcctaaattttctgaaaaattttaggttatttttgtgttttttctgatgagaggaggcaagaagcagtgaaaaattaggttaggattattagggtagaacaatgagctccctcttcctcttattctaaccgaaaaagaggagtgaatggggagatatttttaccctcctaattttcggcccaatgctaaccgaaataagagagatccatttctcttttttcggtttttccaaaaatgtataaaatgtgttaaattgtcatctagtgaggatcaaacccatgacctcttggtttgagtaccctcactattaccactatgacacattcatcttgttgatattaaatataaccgattacatttaattacgaattaacagattaattcgtccaagctaacattacatacatttaattaaatataacttattatattcaatttacgaattgatgattaattaaattcgtctcaactaatattatttaatcttcattaaataattgtctcatcaacacattgactaactgtttagtcatataaggcatcaatgtgattatatttctataaccacatctctcaaacacatcctatagatgtgacctttagggaccagttgattaccgccatctgtatgataataacgtcaaactttctagcaagccaaccgttattaggtaatcgttaatcaactgattaaaatacgaagtatacccttgtgaacctttaagagatttattaatgttatcacactaatttgtggaggacacaagctccaacaaactcccacttgtcctcacaagtgtatgtgcgataaccgattctcatatcctaaaatttatcccactcaatgtaaaacaatttgcaaatccgtattcacaaaggtcgtattttacaagcgatcatcatcaagagtggtttccccgactagagagtaacttaactgataaacgaatcatcattcgagcatggccatgcatttcagttacaactcctcgagtggccctgagaaataactatacctgataagggttggatattttcctcaactcgaatcctgcagatgtaagcacattATGAAAttacccagaaaaaatctacttagcctccgattcggcagaccgtgagaaagaaaccaaagtcacccaaaaactgccttaatctcaagagacagtcgatagtcaaaagaatcgactctaggaacacaatggatgtcctatccacgacctggcaccgaatgtttttaaacatttaggactccattacgttgtcacaaaaagttgtcctacgaggtatcgttataatctcgcatctgtgatcaatcagtcaaccgtttgacttatggctcgttgaacccaccatcaatcgactgcacaatataatagccggagttatcagctcacattggcgattacggaccaaaacaaatataatgtaattcagttcactttgtggcgttcaatgttttcagtacaatccacatgaaaaacaaaatattataaaaacgatgaagttataaatagtttatgaaaaagataacgtatcgaattcataatcaactactataactcaggtacacgtttaattctcatggaaataacgtgctctccatgcttatcatatttcaatggctcagtagtagaatctgctacaacttcctgtttgaaCTATTCCACCGACCGCAAAGACCATTAAGAGTaacaacgaatctagactgagatttctaatcatctcgatccgtttggaagctagtatctgcgtaaccgattgcgcatagctttgtatctcctccataagtcaataccctatccttactcctccgtaggtacttgaagATATTTTAACAGCTACccaatgtgtttcacctggattcttttggtaccgactcgtcatactcaatgcatatgccacgtctggacgtgtgcatatcatggcatacatgattgatcctattgcagatacataaggaacacgactcatgcgctcaatcccttcaggcgtcgtgggtgactgagacttgctcaactgcatcccagacgtcattggaaggttccccttcttggagttggtcatgctgaacctctcaataatcttatccaaataagactcctgactaagtaataacgtccgtcgtgatctatctcggtagatacggattcccaaaatgcgttgtgcctcacccagatctttcatctggaaatggttcttcaaccatcttttaaccgaagataggagaagaatgtcattcccaatcaagagtatgtcatcgacatataatatcaagaatacaatcttactcccactcgacttggtatataagcatggttcctcgaccgatcgagtaaaaccatactcttttatcacctggtcgaaacgatgattccaactccgagaagcttgcttaagtccataaatggaacgcttaagcttgcatactttcttaggatgttcaggatctatgaaaccttcgggttgcaccatgtacaactcttcctccaaataaccgtttaagaaagcggtttttacatccatttgccaaatttcatagtcatgaaaggcggcaatcgctaagattgtccgaatggaacgtagcatgactacatgtgcaaaaatctcatcataatgcaatccgtgcacttgagtgaaaccttttgccactagtcgtgccttataggtatctggttgcgcgtctacagaacgctttattttgtaaagccatttgcactgtagaggttttaccttattaggtaaatcaactagattccatacgttattctcatacatggagtccatctcggattgcatggcttcgagccatagctttgagtcggaacaggtcatggcacctttataggtagcgggtttatTACTCtccaggagtaaaacgtcattctcctcgaccataccaatgtatctgtccggaggattagagactctacccgacctcctaggttcctcgaaAATATTAATCagatcatcagttggaggaacaacttcctctatatgttcctcggttgttggttctggaacctccgacagctcgaaggttctattacttgtcttcttctcgagaaattctttctctaagaacgttgcactagccgcaacaaaaactcgatgttcggtaggcgaatagaagtaatgaccaaatgttccttttggataacctataaagtatgtcttgaccgatcgcgggccgagcttatcctcgtgtctccacttgacataagcctcgcagccccaaacccgaataaaggacaagttagggaccgttcccctccacatttcatatggagtcttgtcgacagctttagtcggacttcggttaagtataagagcagctgacaaaagagcataaccccataatgaatcaggcactgccgtgtgactcatcatggatcgaaccatatccagtaaggttcgatttctccgttcggacacaccatttaattgaggtgttccaggtggagttaactgtagtacgattccacggtctttaaggtgttgatcaaactcatttgaaagatattcgccaccccgatctgaacggaatGCTTTAACCTTtttacccagttggttctgaaccctgttctggtattccttgaatttctcaaaggactcacttttatgcttcattaagtagacatatccgtatctactcaaatcgtccgtgaaagtgataaaatatctatagccatctctagcggtaattgacataggttcacaaacatcagtatgtatgagtcctaataggtcactagcgcgcattccaacacctttgaaggaaattcgagtcatattgccaatgagacatgattcacacgtgccatatgtagaaaattcgaatgcgggaatagtcccattatcgacgagtttctttacgcgtttctcatttatgtgtcccattcgacaatgtcatagataggtttgatctttgtcaccaacctttaatttcttattattcatgtgtaattcttccgtggtttgatctaagatgtaaattccattcatggaaactgctttgccataaatcatttcataaaaagaaaatacagctattaatctttattgaaatgcaaaaccgtctttagcaagtacggaaactgaaataatcttcttagataaactgggtacatagtaacagttataaaaataactcaaaaccactagggagttggattacgtatgttcccttcgagactgcagcaactcgtgctccattcccgactcgcaggtccacatcacccttttcgagaggcatgatgttctttaggtcttGCAAATAATTACActgatgagaaccacaaccagtatcaagtacccaagttccgaaacttgcatggtttatctcaatcatatgaatataagatgacataccaacagaacgacgcgcTCGCTttttttatgtcctcacggtacacgggacagttcctcctccaatgtccagtcttgtgacaatggtggcactcaatgtcaccgcccttgctctttgtcttgccctgtgagccactagtctcaccaggcccactcttaccgtttcctggcttcttgaactttggcttacctacagctaggtcgccatgagccttgcccttacctttacttttattggaaatcatgagaacatcctgcttcatgctcccactcaatttcatatccttctcggtttgtacaagaagggagtgtagctcatgaggactctatttcaagtcattcatgtagtagttcgccctgaaaagggcaaaaccatcatgtcgagaatgaagcattcggtcaatgacaatgctctcactgattttgcaattaagtgcctccaatttctcgacattctcaatcatgttaagagtgtgtgggctaaccggttggcccttttggagtttcgcatcaaagaagcgacaggtatgctcataagtaacgattctcggtgcctttgagaattcgttagtgagcgtggtgaaaatcttgtttgcaccttggacaatgaagcgtctctgcaaattggtttccattgcaaagatgagtacgttctttatcgcacccgcttccataacgaaatcactataagcgagtgactcgttgactcctgcattggggcctgggtttaccggtatttgCTCGATTAAGTacaccgagcttaccgtcgcaatggcaacattccgtaatcgcctcccgatccgcaaaagttggacccgtcatttttcagacgtgtgaaccgattcatgttgtccataaaaactttcaccagacgcgcgatcaagtgtggcactt
The Silene latifolia isolate original U9 population chromosome 11, ASM4854445v1, whole genome shotgun sequence genome window above contains:
- the LOC141613180 gene encoding uncharacterized protein LOC141613180 is translated as MPENDSTENPTPFDYYDDPLYLSTSDQPSATLSSFLFEGHDFLGWKREVIMALAAKNKDGMIDGSCSCPPSTDKRHRQWKRCNFMVLRWISNSLDKNLKENFKFMTSSKELWDELTERFGQSNALEVYQLTKDLGSVSQENLSLVEYYSKMKNLWETLDSLDPLPTCTCGKISLCSCTLIKKMIDRENTAKIIQILMNLNNSYDGIRTEILSLDPLPSMNKVLALLQKIERQKQITDTVSVLTDANAYASYRQPDNRKSGFPGDKTKGKEKVTYGKPNQPKRGANTADVISNSPLDDSCLKEVEHTGSAVFNNNSGISHGLTAEVLDSLVNSVVDQVLQRISDQQPAGLSAANFAVDTGASDHMTHDINLLTNVHIFKRPVRVGLPDGSVKCVYKMGNVMLTDKITLLNVFYIPDFKQSLLSDLINKVVIARGRRIGDLYRFHSCATQDHTTEHIVNTLNKLVMNKFLSTAKDAKLLHTAMSSTSGLNNVDLYHARIPSMTGAKYFLTILDDYSRNTWTILFQHKYQFLVVCVMPLCLPLSLINLEARQESAFS